A single window of Acidimicrobiales bacterium DNA harbors:
- a CDS encoding DNA polymerase Y family protein, producing the protein MRCLVAWFPDWPLVAAGIPPDVAAVVLHANRVVAATPAARAEGIREGLRRREAQARCPAVRVVEEDRGRDARAWEPAVAAVESLAPAVEVATAGELLLGTRGPSRYFGGDAALAELICRTVDEAAGQEGCRVGVGDGRFTAGLAARAGARCAQRVVVGRGESRRWLAPQPVNCLGPGYEDLADLLVRFGIRTLGELGELPASAVLGRFGAMGDTARRLARGLDERPVVARTPPPGMSVPAELDPPLDRVEAAAFVAKSLADELLYRLEREGLAATMVAIEAQTEHGESLVRHWRHDGALTAAALAERARWQLDGWIGVERGGSPTAGITLLRLTAEEVRPDDGKQLGFWGGVAESDEQAARAFARVQGLLGPDGVVTAVLGGGRGFAEQVRLVPWGDCREPPPDTDARRRRVLRGPSAEAPPWPGRVGGPAPAVVFGSGTEAEVLGPDGLPVEVDGRGLLSSAPSSVAIAGGARRQVSGWAGPWPIEERWWDRGGRRRARLQVLLEDGGAYLLSRERGCWTVEGSYC; encoded by the coding sequence GTGCGCTGCCTTGTTGCCTGGTTCCCCGACTGGCCGCTGGTCGCCGCCGGCATCCCACCCGATGTCGCGGCGGTGGTACTGCACGCCAACCGGGTTGTCGCCGCTACGCCCGCGGCGCGCGCCGAGGGGATACGTGAAGGGCTGCGCCGGCGCGAGGCCCAGGCGCGCTGCCCAGCCGTCCGTGTGGTCGAGGAGGACAGGGGGCGCGACGCGCGGGCGTGGGAGCCTGCGGTAGCGGCGGTCGAGTCGCTGGCGCCGGCAGTGGAGGTGGCGACCGCGGGCGAGTTGCTGCTCGGCACGCGAGGGCCTTCCCGGTACTTCGGCGGGGACGCCGCGCTCGCCGAGTTGATTTGCCGGACCGTCGACGAGGCCGCCGGCCAGGAAGGCTGCCGGGTGGGCGTGGGCGACGGGCGCTTCACCGCGGGGCTGGCGGCGCGCGCCGGCGCCCGCTGTGCGCAGCGGGTGGTCGTGGGTCGGGGGGAGAGCCGGCGCTGGCTCGCACCCCAGCCTGTCAACTGCCTCGGCCCCGGCTACGAGGACCTGGCGGACCTGCTGGTGCGTTTCGGGATCCGCACCCTGGGCGAGCTGGGGGAGTTGCCGGCGAGCGCGGTGCTGGGTCGTTTCGGGGCGATGGGCGATACGGCGCGCCGCTTGGCGCGCGGGCTCGACGAGCGGCCGGTCGTGGCGCGCACCCCGCCCCCGGGGATGTCCGTGCCCGCGGAGCTGGACCCGCCGCTGGACCGCGTCGAGGCGGCGGCGTTCGTGGCCAAGTCCCTCGCCGACGAGCTGCTCTACCGCCTGGAGCGCGAGGGGCTGGCGGCCACGATGGTCGCCATAGAGGCGCAGACCGAGCACGGGGAGAGCCTGGTCCGCCACTGGCGCCACGACGGCGCCCTCACCGCGGCGGCCCTCGCCGAGCGGGCCCGCTGGCAGCTCGACGGGTGGATAGGCGTCGAACGCGGCGGCTCCCCTACGGCGGGGATCACCCTGCTGCGACTCACCGCTGAGGAGGTGCGCCCGGACGACGGGAAGCAGCTCGGCTTCTGGGGAGGCGTCGCCGAATCGGACGAGCAGGCGGCGAGGGCGTTCGCCCGGGTGCAGGGGCTGCTGGGGCCCGACGGCGTGGTGACAGCCGTGCTCGGGGGTGGCCGCGGGTTCGCCGAGCAGGTCCGGCTGGTCCCGTGGGGCGATTGCAGGGAGCCGCCGCCCGACACCGACGCCCGCCGCCGGCGGGTGCTCAGAGGCCCGTCCGCGGAGGCGCCGCCGTGGCCGGGGAGGGTGGGAGGGCCGGCGCCGGCGGTCGTCTTCGGCAGCGGCACCGAGGCGGAGGTGCTCGGCCCCGACGGCCTCCCTGTCGAGGTCGACGGGCGCGGCCTACTCAGCTCAGCCCCATCCTCTGTCGCGATCGCCGGCGGCGCCCGGCGGCAGGTAAGCGGCTGGGCCGGCCCTTGGCCGATAGAGGAGAGGTGGTGGGACCGAGGCGGCCGCCGTCGGGCGCGCCTTCAGGTGCTGCTCGAGGACGGCGGGGCCTACCTGCTCAGCAGGGAGCGTGGCTGCTGGACCGTAGAGGGGTCGTACTGCTGA
- a CDS encoding SRPBCC family protein, with protein sequence MEWKLREVGTDFFETASYRCTSTARLNAAPTTVFYALAHDPSTWGEWNPGFSDKGRYTSPPPHGSGSVREVTMARIRYTDTILAWDEPSYWAFCVSRAGAPFARALAEEYRVTPERDGSTVQWTIAMEPRLALLAMQPLMDAFLPRYFKRAMANLDRRLAGEGPALSG encoded by the coding sequence GTGGAGTGGAAGCTGCGCGAGGTCGGGACCGATTTCTTCGAGACCGCTTCCTACCGTTGCACCAGCACGGCCAGGTTGAATGCTGCCCCCACCACCGTTTTCTACGCGCTGGCGCATGACCCTTCGACCTGGGGGGAATGGAACCCCGGATTCTCCGACAAGGGTCGCTACACGAGCCCGCCGCCGCACGGCAGCGGCTCGGTGAGAGAAGTGACCATGGCCCGCATCCGCTACACCGACACGATCCTCGCCTGGGACGAGCCGAGCTACTGGGCCTTCTGCGTCTCGCGCGCCGGGGCGCCGTTCGCGAGAGCGCTGGCCGAGGAGTACCGGGTAACGCCCGAGCGCGACGGCTCGACAGTGCAGTGGACCATCGCGATGGAGCCACGGCTCGCGCTGCTCGCCATGCAGCCGCTCATGGACGCGTTCCTGCCGCGCTACTTCAAGCGGGCGATGGCGAACCTCGACAGGAGGCTCGCCGGGGAGGGACCCGCACTCAGCGGGTGA
- a CDS encoding amidase: protein MPQEATFITRLDHADGARLWVAVKDLIDMAGLPTTSGSKVIAARALPAGHDAACLAGTRVAEAAGEVAIVGKTNMHELAFGVTGINPWFGTPANPFDPRLVPGGSSSGSATAVATDQADVAYGSDTGGSIRIPAACCGIVGLKTTLGRVPLDGVLPLAPSLDTVGPMAATVAGVVAGMRLLEPGFQPASGIASTVGRVRLPAEDWVDTAIDSALRAAGLRTADLALDGWDAATEATAVILGSEAWSIHEALWREHAGELSPDVAARLQKSSTITAAQIGAARAQATAWDVELQQAFARADLLALPTIATTPPAVEDAARLTEIRYVSPFNLAGLPAIALPVATHTTKRRPVPASLQLVAPAGAEELLCATAAAIEEAAGFRP from the coding sequence ATGCCGCAGGAGGCGACGTTCATAACCCGCCTCGACCACGCTGATGGCGCCCGGCTGTGGGTCGCCGTCAAGGACCTGATCGACATGGCCGGCCTGCCCACCACCAGCGGGTCCAAGGTCATCGCCGCGCGGGCCCTGCCGGCCGGCCACGACGCCGCTTGCCTCGCCGGCACCCGGGTAGCGGAGGCCGCCGGCGAAGTCGCCATCGTCGGCAAGACCAACATGCACGAGCTCGCCTTCGGTGTCACCGGGATCAACCCGTGGTTCGGCACCCCGGCCAACCCGTTCGACCCGCGCCTCGTCCCAGGAGGATCCTCCAGCGGGTCGGCCACCGCGGTGGCGACCGACCAGGCCGACGTCGCCTACGGCAGCGACACCGGCGGTTCGATCCGCATCCCTGCCGCGTGCTGCGGGATCGTCGGGCTCAAGACGACGCTCGGCCGAGTGCCGCTGGACGGCGTCCTGCCGCTGGCTCCGTCGCTCGACACGGTCGGCCCGATGGCGGCGACGGTCGCCGGCGTCGTCGCTGGCATGCGACTGCTCGAGCCCGGTTTCCAACCCGCCAGTGGCATCGCCTCCACGGTCGGTCGCGTCAGGCTCCCGGCCGAAGACTGGGTCGACACCGCGATCGATTCGGCGCTGCGGGCAGCCGGCCTGCGCACAGCCGACCTGGCGCTCGACGGTTGGGACGCAGCCACCGAGGCGACAGCCGTGATCCTCGGTTCCGAGGCGTGGAGCATCCATGAAGCGCTCTGGCGCGAGCACGCCGGCGAGCTCTCCCCCGACGTCGCCGCCCGCCTCCAGAAGAGTTCCACCATCACGGCGGCGCAGATCGGCGCTGCACGCGCGCAAGCGACGGCGTGGGACGTCGAACTGCAACAGGCGTTCGCTCGAGCTGATCTTCTCGCGCTTCCAACGATCGCGACCACACCACCGGCGGTCGAGGACGCCGCGAGGCTGACTGAGATCCGTTACGTGTCGCCCTTCAACCTCGCCGGCCTGCCGGCGATCGCCCTGCCGGTCGCGACCCACACGACCAAGCGACGCCCCGTCCCCGCGAGCCTGCAACTGGTCGCGCCTGCCGGCGCAGAGGAGCTCCTCTGTGCGACCGCAGCGGCGATAGAAGAAGCGGCTGGCTTCAGACCTTGA
- a CDS encoding error-prone DNA polymerase produces MGYQNPPVPWRELEARLSGRARGSQRPGDGGDSPAWSYKRPVYEPPAELSGRRGSPPALPYAELHCHSNFSFLDGGSHPEELVEEAARLGLEALALTDHDGMYGVVRFAEAARALGMRTVFGAEVSLGLTRPQNGVADPEGAHLVVLARDPVGYTRLCRALSVAHMSGREKGRPAVSLETLSAIGRGALPDLGADPVAVGEPVEGPSDHWVVLTGCRKGTVPAALVSGGPSAGLFELRRLQSLFGQPNVFVELWDHGDPLDSARNDGLVLLADRAGADLVATNNVHYHHSSRRRLATALAAVRARRSLDELDGWLPPASAAGLRGGPEQARRFARYPGVVERAAVLARDCAFDLSLVAPNLPPWPVPFGHTEMSWLRVLVEEGGTRRYGPRGAAGAKAWQQIDYELDMIERLGFAGYFLIVWDIVEFCRRNDIYCQGRGSAANSAVCYALGVTNADAVALGLLFERFLSPERDGPPDIDVDIESGRREEAIQYVYRRYGRGCAAQVANVITYRPRSSVRDMGKALGASQGQVDAWAKQVDHWGPLATMDTTGIPPAVLGMAAEVQHFPRHLGIHSGGMVICDRPVAEVCPVEWARMADRSVLQWDKDDCAAAGLVKFDMLGLGMLTVLHATVDHVRDFHGVSVDLGRLPQEDCIYEMLSRADSVGVFQVESRAQMATLPRLKPREFYDLVVEVALIRPGPIQGGSVHPYIRRRNGDEDVTYLHPLLERSLAKTLGIPLFQEQLMQMAIDVAGFTPAESDRLRQAMGSKRSVERMEQLRSRFYDGMRERGIVGEVADAIWEKLVAFANFGFPESHSVSFAYLVYSSAWLKFHYPSAFLAGLLDGQPMGFWSPQTLVADARRHGVVVRRPCVNASGDKSKLEACPDSAGGAAVRLGLSYVRGLGTAIAARVAAGAAERPYRDIEDVVRRAGLTAAQAEALATAGAFECFGLSRRAALWSAGAVAAAGCGLEGVVTGADAPPLPDMHPAEVNHADLWATGLSPDSYPTEFVREELAAGGVVTASRLVDLVPGQKVSVAGVVTHRQRPATAQGVTFMNLEDETGLVNVVCSAGAWVRFGRVARNSPAIIVDGRLERVETVINVVVERIRPLPLRLRRAVLPSRDFR; encoded by the coding sequence GTGGGTTACCAGAACCCCCCTGTGCCCTGGCGGGAGTTGGAGGCGAGGCTGTCGGGCCGCGCTCGTGGGTCGCAGCGTCCGGGCGACGGGGGGGACAGCCCGGCGTGGTCGTACAAACGTCCCGTTTACGAGCCGCCGGCGGAGCTGTCAGGGCGCCGGGGTTCGCCGCCGGCGCTGCCCTACGCCGAGCTTCACTGCCACTCCAACTTCAGCTTCCTCGACGGCGGTTCGCACCCGGAGGAACTGGTGGAGGAGGCGGCGCGCCTGGGCCTCGAAGCGCTCGCGTTGACGGATCACGACGGGATGTACGGGGTGGTCCGTTTTGCGGAAGCGGCGAGGGCGTTGGGTATGCGCACGGTGTTCGGCGCCGAGGTATCCCTCGGGCTTACCCGCCCGCAGAACGGTGTCGCCGATCCCGAAGGCGCGCACCTGGTCGTGTTGGCGCGTGACCCGGTCGGCTACACCCGGCTGTGCCGCGCTCTGTCGGTGGCGCACATGTCCGGTCGCGAGAAAGGCCGCCCGGCTGTGTCGCTCGAGACCCTGTCCGCGATCGGCCGCGGCGCGCTGCCGGACCTGGGTGCCGACCCGGTCGCGGTCGGAGAGCCTGTTGAGGGCCCGTCGGACCACTGGGTCGTGCTGACCGGTTGCCGCAAGGGGACCGTGCCGGCGGCGCTGGTGTCCGGCGGACCCTCGGCCGGTCTTTTCGAGCTGCGCCGGCTGCAGAGCCTGTTCGGCCAGCCGAACGTCTTCGTGGAGCTGTGGGACCACGGCGACCCGCTCGACTCCGCCCGCAACGACGGGCTCGTCCTCCTGGCCGACCGCGCCGGTGCCGATCTCGTCGCGACCAACAACGTCCACTACCACCACAGCTCCCGCCGGCGGTTGGCGACCGCGCTGGCTGCGGTGAGGGCGCGGCGTTCGCTAGACGAGCTCGACGGGTGGTTGCCGCCGGCGAGCGCTGCCGGTCTGCGCGGAGGCCCCGAGCAGGCCAGGCGCTTCGCCAGGTATCCGGGAGTGGTGGAGCGGGCCGCGGTGTTGGCCCGGGACTGCGCGTTCGACCTCTCGCTCGTCGCGCCGAACCTGCCACCGTGGCCGGTCCCCTTCGGGCACACGGAGATGAGCTGGCTGCGGGTGTTGGTGGAGGAGGGGGGCACGCGACGCTATGGGCCGAGAGGAGCAGCCGGCGCGAAGGCATGGCAGCAGATCGACTACGAGCTCGACATGATCGAGCGGCTCGGCTTCGCGGGCTACTTCCTGATCGTGTGGGACATCGTCGAGTTCTGCCGGCGCAACGACATCTACTGCCAGGGCCGCGGCTCTGCTGCGAACTCTGCGGTGTGCTACGCCCTCGGAGTCACCAACGCGGACGCTGTCGCGCTGGGCCTTCTGTTCGAAAGGTTCTTGTCGCCTGAGCGCGACGGGCCGCCTGACATCGACGTGGACATAGAGAGCGGCAGGCGGGAGGAGGCGATCCAGTACGTGTACCGCCGCTACGGGCGCGGTTGCGCCGCGCAGGTCGCCAACGTGATCACCTACCGGCCGCGCTCTTCCGTGCGCGACATGGGCAAGGCGCTCGGAGCGTCGCAAGGACAGGTCGACGCGTGGGCGAAGCAGGTCGACCACTGGGGGCCGCTGGCCACGATGGACACCACCGGCATCCCGCCGGCGGTGCTCGGAATGGCCGCCGAGGTACAGCACTTCCCCCGGCATCTCGGCATCCACTCGGGCGGCATGGTCATATGCGACCGGCCCGTCGCGGAGGTCTGCCCGGTCGAGTGGGCGCGCATGGCGGACCGCAGCGTGCTGCAGTGGGACAAGGACGACTGCGCCGCCGCCGGCCTCGTCAAGTTCGACATGCTCGGTCTCGGCATGCTCACGGTCCTGCACGCGACCGTCGACCATGTGCGGGACTTCCACGGTGTGTCGGTCGACCTGGGCCGCCTTCCGCAGGAGGACTGTATCTACGAGATGCTCTCGCGCGCGGACTCGGTCGGCGTGTTCCAGGTGGAGAGTCGCGCGCAGATGGCGACGCTCCCGCGGCTGAAACCTCGCGAGTTCTACGACCTGGTAGTCGAGGTGGCCCTGATCCGCCCCGGCCCGATCCAGGGCGGGTCGGTGCACCCCTATATCCGCCGGCGCAACGGTGACGAGGACGTCACCTACCTGCACCCGCTGCTCGAACGCAGCCTGGCCAAGACGCTAGGGATACCGCTGTTCCAGGAGCAGCTGATGCAGATGGCGATCGACGTCGCCGGCTTCACGCCGGCGGAGTCGGACCGGTTGCGCCAGGCGATGGGCTCGAAGCGCAGTGTCGAGCGGATGGAGCAGCTGCGCTCGCGCTTCTACGACGGCATGCGAGAGCGGGGCATCGTCGGGGAGGTGGCTGATGCGATCTGGGAGAAGCTGGTCGCGTTCGCCAACTTCGGGTTCCCCGAGAGCCACTCGGTGTCGTTTGCCTATCTCGTGTATTCCTCCGCGTGGCTGAAGTTCCACTACCCCTCGGCGTTCTTGGCGGGTCTGCTGGATGGGCAGCCGATGGGGTTCTGGTCGCCGCAGACACTCGTCGCCGACGCCCGCCGGCACGGGGTGGTGGTGCGCCGGCCGTGCGTCAACGCGAGCGGAGACAAGTCGAAGCTGGAGGCATGCCCCGACTCCGCCGGCGGAGCAGCGGTGAGGCTGGGTTTGTCGTACGTGCGCGGGTTGGGGACCGCGATCGCCGCTCGTGTCGCCGCCGGCGCCGCCGAGCGGCCCTACCGAGACATCGAGGACGTGGTGCGCCGGGCCGGGCTGACCGCCGCGCAGGCAGAGGCGCTGGCGACCGCCGGCGCGTTCGAGTGCTTCGGGCTGTCGCGCCGGGCTGCGTTGTGGAGCGCGGGGGCGGTCGCCGCAGCGGGCTGCGGGCTCGAAGGTGTCGTTACCGGAGCCGACGCCCCGCCCCTTCCCGATATGCACCCGGCGGAGGTCAACCACGCCGATCTCTGGGCCACCGGGCTCTCGCCGGACAGCTACCCGACAGAGTTCGTCCGCGAGGAACTCGCCGCCGGCGGCGTGGTGACGGCTTCGCGGTTGGTCGACCTGGTGCCCGGCCAGAAGGTGTCGGTCGCCGGCGTGGTCACCCACCGGCAGAGGCCGGCGACCGCTCAGGGAGTGACGTTCATGAACCTCGAGGACGAGACGGGCCTGGTGAACGTGGTGTGCTCGGCGGGGGCGTGGGTGCGCTTCGGGCGGGTCGCGCGCAACAGCCCGGCGATCATCGTCGACGGGCGACTCGAGCGGGTCGAAACGGTCATCAACGTGGTGGTGGAGCGGATCCGGCCCCTGCCCCTGCGGCTACGCAGAGCGGTGCTGCCCTCACGCGACTTCCGCTGA
- a CDS encoding NAD-dependent malic enzyme — MATPLAAFSLRLRARIRNQPGVLGQLATAVGAAGGSLVGIEIVATDGATVTRDVVVFCGSEGHAADVEKVARGVEGIEILEVEDRTFALHEAGKLSIESKFPLHDRDDLAMAYTPGVARVCMAIAHDRSLVHRYTMKASTVAVVTDGTAVLGLGDIGPEAALPVMEGKAVLFKEFGGVDAVPVCLKVSSPDELIETVQRMEPMFGGINLEDIAAPHCFEVEQRLIDTLSIPVFHDDQHGTAVVVLAALRNACRITGKDLSNLRVVLSGAGAAGVAITKILMTAGAKDIVAADRKGAIHKGREALDPSKQWLADNANPEDRSGSLQDILRGADVFVGVSGPGLLNRSDVESMADAPIVFALANPVPEILPEEAEGVVAVMATGRSDYPNQINNVLCFPGIFRGALDAGATRITENMKLAAAQAIAGAVPEDRLSPDYIVPSVFVPGVGEAVAAAVADAARSDGVTR; from the coding sequence ATGGCCACGCCACTCGCTGCGTTCTCGCTCCGCCTCCGCGCACGCATCCGCAACCAGCCGGGAGTGCTCGGCCAGTTGGCAACGGCGGTCGGAGCGGCCGGAGGCAGTCTTGTCGGCATCGAGATCGTGGCGACCGACGGAGCGACGGTCACACGCGATGTCGTGGTGTTCTGCGGGTCGGAGGGGCACGCAGCCGACGTCGAGAAGGTCGCCCGCGGCGTCGAGGGCATAGAGATCCTCGAGGTCGAGGACCGCACGTTCGCCCTGCACGAAGCCGGCAAGCTGTCGATCGAGAGCAAGTTCCCCCTCCACGACCGGGACGACCTGGCGATGGCTTACACGCCGGGTGTCGCGCGTGTGTGCATGGCCATCGCGCACGACCGGTCTCTGGTGCACCGTTACACGATGAAGGCGAGCACGGTCGCCGTGGTCACCGACGGGACCGCAGTGCTCGGCCTGGGAGACATCGGTCCCGAGGCCGCGCTGCCGGTGATGGAGGGAAAGGCGGTCCTGTTCAAGGAGTTCGGAGGTGTCGACGCCGTCCCCGTGTGCTTGAAGGTCTCGTCGCCCGACGAGTTGATCGAGACGGTGCAGCGGATGGAGCCGATGTTCGGCGGCATCAACCTCGAGGACATCGCCGCACCGCACTGTTTCGAAGTCGAGCAACGACTCATCGACACCCTCTCGATCCCCGTCTTCCACGACGACCAGCACGGCACCGCAGTGGTCGTCCTCGCCGCTCTCCGCAACGCCTGCCGCATCACCGGCAAGGACCTCTCCAATCTGCGCGTGGTGCTCTCAGGCGCCGGCGCGGCCGGCGTAGCGATAACCAAGATCCTCATGACCGCCGGCGCCAAGGACATCGTCGCAGCCGACCGGAAGGGCGCCATCCACAAAGGCCGTGAGGCGCTCGACCCGTCGAAGCAGTGGCTCGCCGACAACGCCAATCCCGAAGACCGCTCGGGGTCGCTGCAGGACATCCTGCGCGGCGCTGACGTGTTCGTCGGTGTCAGCGGGCCGGGCCTCCTGAACCGCAGCGACGTCGAGTCCATGGCGGACGCGCCCATCGTGTTCGCGCTCGCAAACCCCGTCCCCGAGATCCTCCCCGAAGAGGCAGAAGGCGTCGTGGCCGTGATGGCAACCGGCCGTAGCGACTACCCCAACCAGATCAACAACGTGCTCTGCTTCCCCGGTATCTTCCGCGGAGCACTCGACGCCGGAGCGACACGCATCACCGAGAACATGAAGCTCGCCGCTGCCCAGGCGATCGCCGGGGCCGTACCCGAGGACCGGCTCAGCCCCGACTACATCGTCCCGAGCGTCTTCGTTCCCGGCGTCGGAGAAGCCGTGGCGGCCGCGGTCGCCGACGCCGCCCGCTCCGACGGCGTCACCCGCTGA
- a CDS encoding VOC family protein, with protein sequence MTPQPAWTFETIDHVQLAMPVGEEERAESFYRDVLGLEVVEKPEAMAVRGGRWFEAGSVKVHLGAEPDFRPAKKAHPAITVRNFDALLQRLAAAGVEFRPAEEGPGRRRGHVDDCFGNRIELIDPA encoded by the coding sequence GTGACCCCGCAGCCGGCCTGGACCTTCGAGACGATCGACCACGTTCAGCTTGCGATGCCGGTGGGCGAGGAGGAGAGGGCCGAGTCGTTCTACAGGGACGTGCTCGGCCTCGAGGTCGTGGAGAAGCCGGAGGCGATGGCGGTACGGGGGGGTCGTTGGTTCGAGGCAGGCTCGGTGAAGGTGCACCTCGGCGCCGAGCCGGATTTCCGCCCGGCGAAGAAGGCGCACCCGGCGATCACCGTCCGCAACTTCGATGCGCTGCTGCAACGCCTCGCTGCCGCCGGGGTCGAGTTCCGCCCGGCCGAGGAGGGGCCGGGCCGCCGGCGGGGTCACGTCGACGACTGCTTCGGCAACCGGATCGAGCTGATCGACCCCGCCTAG
- a CDS encoding DinB family protein has protein sequence MRTNVVLLELYGRIPPLVRDVVEDLPAGRLVERPGPDANTIGWLLWHLARVQDHHLSELMDSEQVWVGGDWAGRFGLEPDPSNTGYGHSSEEVGRVRPAAGAAIVDYLEAVQARTIAFLEGLSDGDLDRIVDRRWDPPVTMGVRLVSVADDSLQHVGQAAYVKGLLRP, from the coding sequence GTGCGGACCAATGTCGTGTTACTCGAGTTGTACGGCCGGATCCCGCCGCTCGTACGCGACGTCGTCGAGGATTTGCCGGCGGGCAGACTCGTCGAGCGCCCCGGACCGGATGCGAACACGATCGGATGGCTGCTGTGGCACCTGGCACGGGTTCAGGACCATCACCTTTCCGAGTTGATGGATTCGGAGCAGGTGTGGGTTGGGGGAGATTGGGCCGGTCGTTTTGGGCTGGAGCCGGACCCGTCCAACACCGGGTACGGGCATTCCTCCGAGGAGGTGGGGCGGGTACGACCGGCGGCCGGCGCAGCGATCGTCGACTATCTGGAGGCGGTGCAGGCGAGGACCATCGCGTTCCTCGAGGGTTTGAGCGACGGTGATCTGGACCGGATCGTCGACAGGCGGTGGGATCCGCCGGTGACCATGGGAGTCAGGTTGGTCAGCGTCGCCGACGACAGCCTGCAGCACGTAGGTCAGGCCGCGTACGTGAAGGGTTTACTCAGGCCCTAG
- a CDS encoding TauD/TfdA family dioxygenase, translating to MPTLQVQPAAGALGAYVTGIDLTKVRDAEELEPLKEALAAHLVVFLPDQHLDLDDLERVTDLMGGRDITPFVEPLPDRPHVIRVIKEPADALNFANAWHTDLSYLPEPPAYTLLHAWEVPTHGGDTLWANQYMAFETLSPGLKETLLGLRAVHSAGMAYGTGGLLDKVKDLTSMAIAPSQDAYKEWVHPAVIAHPATGRHALFLNPVYTTRFEGWAAHESQPLLSLLYRHAVNENLTCRLRWSPQMLAIWDNRCTQHNALNDYPGQRREMFRTSVKGSALKV from the coding sequence ATGCCAACTCTCCAAGTGCAGCCGGCGGCGGGCGCGCTCGGTGCCTACGTGACCGGCATCGACCTCACGAAGGTGAGAGACGCCGAGGAGCTCGAGCCGTTGAAGGAGGCGCTCGCCGCGCACCTGGTGGTGTTCCTTCCCGACCAGCACCTGGACCTCGACGACCTCGAGCGCGTCACCGACCTCATGGGCGGACGGGACATCACTCCGTTCGTCGAGCCGCTGCCGGATCGACCCCATGTGATCCGGGTCATCAAGGAGCCCGCCGACGCACTCAACTTCGCCAACGCGTGGCACACCGACCTCAGCTACCTTCCCGAACCCCCGGCATACACGCTGCTGCACGCGTGGGAGGTCCCGACCCACGGCGGCGACACGCTGTGGGCGAACCAGTACATGGCTTTCGAAACGCTCTCGCCTGGCCTCAAGGAGACCCTGCTCGGATTGCGTGCCGTGCATTCCGCAGGCATGGCTTACGGCACCGGCGGTCTGTTGGACAAGGTAAAAGACCTCACTTCGATGGCGATAGCTCCCTCACAGGACGCTTACAAGGAGTGGGTGCACCCTGCTGTCATCGCGCATCCGGCCACAGGTCGCCATGCCCTCTTCCTGAACCCCGTGTACACGACGAGGTTCGAAGGTTGGGCGGCGCACGAGTCGCAACCGTTGCTGTCGCTGTTGTACCGCCACGCGGTCAACGAAAACCTCACCTGCCGCCTCCGCTGGTCCCCTCAGATGCTCGCCATCTGGGATAACCGCTGCACCCAGCACAACGCTTTGAACGACTACCCCGGTCAGCGCCGCGAGATGTTCCGAACCAGCGTCAAGGGCAGCGCGCTCAAGGTCTGA